A portion of the Flavobacterium magnum genome contains these proteins:
- the pyrR gene encoding bifunctional pyr operon transcriptional regulator/uracil phosphoribosyltransferase PyrR yields the protein MSQKILLTSKEVNIILHRLACQLIEKHLDFTDTILIGIQPRGAFLAKRLKVMLEEEYQVSNISIGYLDITFFRDDFRRTGKPLEANKTDIDFLVEDKKVIFIDDVLFTGRSIRSALTAIQSFGRPSAIELLVLIDRRFSRDLPIQPDYRGRQVDAINNEKVSVCWAENEGEDAVYLIRN from the coding sequence ATGAGCCAAAAAATATTGCTTACTTCAAAGGAAGTCAATATCATCCTGCACCGTTTGGCCTGCCAGCTGATTGAAAAACACCTCGATTTTACAGATACGATCCTCATCGGCATCCAGCCGCGCGGCGCCTTTTTGGCCAAAAGGCTTAAGGTCATGCTCGAAGAAGAGTATCAGGTCAGCAACATCTCGATCGGATATCTGGACATCACTTTTTTCCGGGACGATTTCCGCCGTACGGGCAAGCCGCTCGAAGCCAACAAGACCGACATTGATTTTTTGGTAGAGGATAAAAAGGTTATTTTCATCGATGACGTGTTATTTACCGGACGCAGCATCCGTTCCGCGCTTACTGCGATCCAATCGTTTGGGCGGCCATCGGCAATTGAACTCCTCGTGCTGATTGACAGGCGTTTCAGCCGCGACCTGCCCATACAACCCGATTATCGCGGACGGCAGGTTGATGCCATCAACAATGAAAAAGTGAGTGTGTGCTGGGCGGAAAATGAAGGCGAAGATGCCGTGTATCTAATCAGAAATTAA
- a CDS encoding response regulator, giving the protein MHLIKIITFKASNLLCKAMTIFLTDDDSDDCLLFSEALRESHSGVTLNVTTDGVRLMEMLHGAPLMTPMVLFLDLNMPRKNGFECLEEIRKSPNLKDIPVIIFSTSSNTDIIDRTYRQGANYFISKPNSFVLLKKAIGLILSFDPTQLQSKPLREQYVINVA; this is encoded by the coding sequence ATGCATCTGATAAAAATCATTACTTTTAAAGCCTCGAATCTTTTGTGTAAAGCCATGACTATTTTCCTTACAGATGATGACAGCGATGACTGCCTGCTTTTTTCGGAAGCGCTGCGCGAATCGCATTCAGGGGTGACACTGAATGTAACCACGGATGGCGTCAGGTTAATGGAAATGCTGCATGGCGCGCCGCTGATGACTCCGATGGTGTTGTTCCTTGACCTGAATATGCCCCGCAAAAATGGTTTTGAATGTCTTGAGGAAATCCGGAAATCGCCGAACCTCAAAGATATCCCGGTGATCATTTTTTCAACCTCATCCAATACCGATATCATTGACCGCACGTACAGGCAGGGCGCCAATTACTTCATTTCAAAGCCCAATTCTTTTGTGTTGCTCAAAAAAGCCATCGGGCTCATCCTGTCCTTCGATCCCACGCAGCTCCAAAGCAAGCCGCTTCGTGAACAATACGTGATTAATGTAGCCTGA
- a CDS encoding ribonuclease Z, which translates to MKVEKKANITTIRETEGDFTAFLMKITHECKSFEEQHLIIDISNLEGLSVKEINGFLPLSNAHRKAGKSFVVVARDIDFNKVSDKLSVVPTKIEAHDIIEMEEIERDLGF; encoded by the coding sequence ATGAAAGTAGAAAAGAAAGCGAACATCACCACAATCAGGGAAACTGAAGGTGATTTCACGGCTTTCCTGATGAAAATCACGCACGAGTGCAAGTCTTTTGAAGAACAGCATCTTATTATTGATATTTCCAATCTGGAAGGACTTTCGGTAAAAGAAATTAACGGTTTCCTGCCATTGTCCAATGCGCACCGGAAAGCCGGAAAGTCGTTTGTTGTAGTCGCCCGGGACATCGACTTCAATAAGGTTTCTGACAAACTTTCGGTAGTCCCGACAAAAATCGAGGCACACGACATTATCGAAATGGAGGAAATTGAACGCGATCTCGGATTTTAG
- a CDS encoding aspartate carbamoyltransferase catalytic subunit, protein MKELSVNHLLGIKYITKDDIDLIFETADHFKEVINRPIKKVPSLRDITIANIFFENSTRTKLSFELAQKRLSADVISFSAAQSSVKKGETLIDTVNNILAMKVDMVVMRHANPGAAYFLSQHVKASIINAGDGAHEHPTQGLLDSYSIREKLGGVGGKKVVIVGDILHSRVALSNIYALQMQGAEVKVCGPKTLIPKYIQSLGVTVEPNLRKALEWCDVANMLRVQNERMDVNYFPSTREYAQQYGVDKALLGSLSKEIVIMHPGPINRGVEITSDVADSGQSVILDQVENGVAVRMAVIYLLASKIR, encoded by the coding sequence ATGAAAGAATTAAGCGTAAATCATTTACTCGGAATCAAGTACATCACCAAGGATGACATTGACCTGATTTTTGAAACCGCCGATCATTTTAAGGAAGTCATTAACCGCCCGATCAAGAAAGTCCCTTCATTACGCGACATCACCATAGCCAATATCTTTTTCGAGAACAGCACGCGTACTAAACTGTCTTTTGAACTCGCGCAGAAAAGGCTGTCCGCCGACGTCATCAGTTTTTCGGCGGCGCAATCCTCTGTTAAGAAAGGCGAAACACTGATAGACACGGTCAACAACATACTGGCGATGAAAGTGGACATGGTCGTGATGCGTCATGCCAATCCCGGTGCCGCGTATTTTCTGTCACAGCATGTCAAGGCCAGCATCATCAATGCCGGAGACGGCGCCCATGAGCACCCTACGCAGGGATTGCTCGACAGTTATTCCATCCGTGAAAAGTTAGGCGGGGTTGGCGGAAAGAAAGTTGTCATCGTGGGTGATATATTGCATTCGCGGGTTGCGCTGTCCAATATCTATGCGCTGCAGATGCAGGGCGCCGAGGTGAAGGTCTGTGGGCCCAAAACGCTGATCCCGAAATACATCCAAAGCCTCGGCGTGACGGTAGAACCCAATTTGCGCAAGGCGTTGGAGTGGTGTGACGTGGCCAACATGCTCCGTGTCCAGAACGAACGTATGGACGTCAATTATTTTCCTTCCACACGCGAATATGCACAGCAATACGGGGTAGACAAGGCGTTGCTCGGGTCACTTTCCAAAGAAATCGTCATCATGCACCCGGGGCCCATCAACCGCGGCGTTGAAATTACGTCGGATGTAGCCGATTCCGGGCAGTCAGTGATTTTAGACCAGGTTGAGAACGGCGTGGCGGTGCGCATGGCGGTGATTTATCTTTTGGCCTCCAAGATCAGATAA